The sequence below is a genomic window from Candidatus Nanopelagicales bacterium.
GCGACCAGGCCCATCAGCGCCGCGGCCCCGGCCCGGGCTGCGCGTGGGTACATGAGATCGGACGATCCCGGCCGCACCTCAAGCGCGGCTCAAGTCAGGCTCAGGACCGGCTCACCGGAGGGCTCCGGCTCAGGCGCAGGCCAGGACGAGCAGGGCCGCCAGCGTCGCCGTCTCCACCACCGCCCCGAGGACGTCGCCGCTGATGCCTCCGAGCCGACGACGCGTCCGGCGCACCAGCAGCACCGCGGCGACACTGCCGGCCAGGACTGCGAGCGGGGCGAGGACGAGCAGCCGGGTGCTGGCGTCGTCGTCGAGGGACGCGACGGCGAACGCCACTGCGGCGAGGAGCGCCGTGGCCGCGGCGGCGGCGGCGACGGGCACCGTTCCGGCGACGCCGGCGCCGAGCCCGTCGGGGCGGGCCGCGGGCACGCCCCGACGGCAGGCCCACGCCAGGCCCAGTCGGCCGGCGGCGACGGCGACCACGGCGGCCGTGGTCCCGTGGTGGTCGGCGGCGGCCACCGCCAGCGCCGCCACCTGGGCGAGCAGCACCAGGACCAGCGTCGCCACCCCGGCCGGCCCGATGTCCGACCGGCGCATCACGGCGAGCGCCTGCTCCCCGCGCCGGCCGCTGGCCAGCCCGTCCGCGGTGTCCGCGAGCCCGTCGAGGTGCAGGCCCCGGGTGGCCCAGGCCACGGCACCCAGCGCGAGCGCCGCGGCGAGCAGGTCGGTGAGGGCGACCGCGGGGGCGGCGCCGGGGGTGCCCACGACCTCCGCCGCGGGGCCGGCCAGGGTCCGTACCGACCACAGCACCACCGCGGCCACCACGCCGAGGGCCACGCCGACCAGGGGAGCCGACAGCATCGCCGCGCCGGCGGTTCGGCGCGTGACCGCGCGCGGGGCGGGGACCGGCAGCGCGGTGAGGGTGCCCACCGACAGCCGAAGCCAGTCGGGCACTAGGCCTCGTCCCGGTCGCTGACCCCGGCCTCGCCGAAGGTGGCCATCTCCCGCAGGGTCGCGCCCGCGGCCCGGAGCACCGGCAGCGCGACCAGCGCGCCCGTGCCCTCGCCCAGGCGCATCCCGTAGTCGACGACGGGGTCCAGCCACAGCCGCTCCAGCGCGAGGGCGTGGGCGGGCTCGGTGGACCGGTGCCCGGCCCGCCACCAGCCGCGCGCCCGGAAGGCGATCCGGTCGGCCACCAGGGCTGCTGCCGCCGTCACCGTCCCGTCCAGCAGCACCGGCGTCCGCCGGGCGGCGGCACCGAGGACGAACCCGGTCATCGCCGCCAGGTCCGGACCGCCGATTCGGGCGAGGAGGACCAGTGGCTCCGAGCGCACGGTGCGCCCGCGGCGCATCGCGTCCCGCACCGCGCCGGCCTTGCGCATCCAGCCGGCGTCGTCGATCCCGGTGCCCCGGCCCACGACGAGCGAGGCGTCCTTCCCGGTGAGCAGGCCGACCAGCGCGGACGCGGGGGTCGTGTTGCCGATCCCCATGTCCCCGGGGATCAGCAGGTCGGCACCGGCGTCGACCTCCTCGTCGGCGACGGCCACCCCCGCCCAGAACGCGCGCTCGGACTCCTCCAAGGTCATGGCGTCCTCGCGGTCGATCGAGCCGGTGCCGCGCCTCACCTTGTGCCGCAGCACCTCCGGCGCCACCTCGGCGACGTACGAGTCATCGGCGTCCACGCCGAGGTCGAGGACGCGCACGCCCGCGCCGACCTCCCGCGCGAGCACGTTGACTGCCGCGCCGCCGCGGACGAAGTTGAGGACCATCTGCGCGGTGACCTCGGGCGGGTAGGCGGACGTGCGCGCGGTGCGGGCGACGCCGTGGTCGCCGGCGAAGATCACCACGCGGGGACGTTCGAGGGGACGCGGCGGGCAGGCGCCCTGCACCGAGCACAGCCAGCCGGCCAGGTCCTCCAGCCGGCCGAGGGCGCCGGTGGGCTTGGTGAGCGTGAGCTGCCGCGCCGCCGCGGCGGCCTCCGCCGCCTCGTCCGGGACCACGACACGGTCGGCGAGCTCGGACAGGTCGGAGACCTCGGACAGGTCGGTCACGGTGCCCTCCGGGCGACGTCGGGGGCCGCGCCGGTCGGGTCCGTCAGCGGCAGCAGGCGGCCGGCCACGACGAGCACCACCTCGTCGCAGGCCGCCGCGACGGCGGTGTTGAGCCGGCCGAGCAGGTCGCGGTAGACGCGGCCGGACGTCGTCGCGGGCACGACGCCGGAGCCGACCTCGTTGGTCACCAGCACCACCCGGGCGCGAGTGGCGCGCAGTGCGGCGGTGAGGTCCTCGGCGAGCTTCTCCACGAGGGCGACCGCGGCCGGGTCCACGTCCGCGACATCGTCGCCGGCCTGCGCGTCGCCGGCCGGCCAGGCGCCGGCGATGTCCAGGGCGTCGGCGAGCCACAGCGACAGGCAGTCGACCAGCAGGGTGCGACCCGGGCGTGCCTCGGCCACGAGGCGAGCGAGCGCGGTCGGGTCGCCGGCCGTCTCGACCGTCGCCCAGCCGGCCGGGCGCCGGGCGCGGTGGGCCTCCAGCCGCCCGACCCACTCCGCGTCGTCGGGCCGCGCGGGCGCGGTCGCGACGTACACGACGTCGGGGTCGCCGGCGCAGCGGCGCTCCGCCTCCGTGGACTTCCCGGACCGTGCCCCGCCGACCAGCAGGGTGCGCCGCGCGGCCCGCGCGGGGGCGCCGTCGGCCGCGCCACCGCTCACCGTGAGCACGGTCAGGTCGGGGACCGCGCGTGCGCCGACCCGCGCCAGCCGGCGGTCGAGGTCGGGCGG
It includes:
- a CDS encoding adenosylcobinamide-GDP ribazoletransferase, encoding MPDWLRLSVGTLTALPVPAPRAVTRRTAGAAMLSAPLVGVALGVVAAVVLWSVRTLAGPAAEVVGTPGAAPAVALTDLLAAALALGAVAWATRGLHLDGLADTADGLASGRRGEQALAVMRRSDIGPAGVATLVLVLLAQVAALAVAAADHHGTTAAVVAVAAGRLGLAWACRRGVPAARPDGLGAGVAGTVPVAAAAAATALLAAVAFAVASLDDDASTRLLVLAPLAVLAGSVAAVLLVRRTRRRLGGISGDVLGAVVETATLAALLVLACA
- the cobT gene encoding nicotinate-nucleotide--dimethylbenzimidazole phosphoribosyltransferase: MTDLSEVSDLSELADRVVVPDEAAEAAAAARQLTLTKPTGALGRLEDLAGWLCSVQGACPPRPLERPRVVIFAGDHGVARTARTSAYPPEVTAQMVLNFVRGGAAVNVLAREVGAGVRVLDLGVDADDSYVAEVAPEVLRHKVRRGTGSIDREDAMTLEESERAFWAGVAVADEEVDAGADLLIPGDMGIGNTTPASALVGLLTGKDASLVVGRGTGIDDAGWMRKAGAVRDAMRRGRTVRSEPLVLLARIGGPDLAAMTGFVLGAAARRTPVLLDGTVTAAAALVADRIAFRARGWWRAGHRSTEPAHALALERLWLDPVVDYGMRLGEGTGALVALPVLRAAGATLREMATFGEAGVSDRDEA
- a CDS encoding bifunctional adenosylcobinamide kinase/adenosylcobinamide-phosphate guanylyltransferase yields the protein MEVLLLGTGSADGWPNPFCDCKSCAAMRSQGQTRGQTAALVDDVLLLDCGPEAPRSAARAGRRLGGVRHLLLTHDHPDHLGPIALLWRSWAGARAPLTVWGPASAVEACAAWIGPDDPVTLRPLAPGDEVGLVTDRGHYRVLALAATHPRDALLYRVTGPLGEALLLATDTGPLPQPTVDALRGTPLGLLLVEETFGDADGGPSDHLDLASLPRELDRLRAVGAIDERIDVVAVHLGHHNPAPPDLDRRLARVGARAVPDLTVLTVSGGAADGAPARAARRTLLVGGARSGKSTEAERRCAGDPDVVYVATAPARPDDAEWVGRLEAHRARRPAGWATVETAGDPTALARLVAEARPGRTLLVDCLSLWLADALDIAGAWPAGDAQAGDDVADVDPAAVALVEKLAEDLTAALRATRARVVLVTNEVGSGVVPATTSGRVYRDLLGRLNTAVAAACDEVVLVVAGRLLPLTDPTGAAPDVARRAP